The following proteins are co-located in the Candidatus Omnitrophota bacterium genome:
- a CDS encoding peptidoglycan-binding protein, giving the protein MIKRRIFKDISTCILSVLITVFLFPGCTFVSFGHQKEAKEEKEIFGFLDGYNHRIKEAQGYLMNAGFNPGPIDGKMQRDTRKAIKNFQRDNGLKITGFIGTETWKKLGSYKNIIKTRAKVNKKSDSLGYYSSTLEGTKELQQALKNSGFDPGPIDGKIGSKTKKAIMDFQSAKGLSGNGTIDSKTLEALSKYFTTK; this is encoded by the coding sequence ATGATTAAGAGAAGAATTTTTAAAGACATTTCCACATGTATTCTAAGCGTATTAATCACGGTATTTTTATTTCCCGGTTGTACTTTCGTTAGCTTTGGCCACCAGAAAGAGGCTAAGGAAGAAAAAGAGATTTTTGGATTCTTAGACGGATATAACCACAGGATTAAAGAGGCGCAGGGCTACTTAATGAACGCGGGATTTAATCCCGGGCCGATTGACGGAAAAATGCAGCGTGATACCAGAAAGGCTATTAAAAATTTCCAGAGGGATAATGGTTTAAAGATAACAGGATTTATCGGTACAGAGACATGGAAAAAGTTAGGTAGTTATAAGAATATAATTAAGACAAGAGCGAAGGTCAATAAAAAGAGCGATTCTCTGGGGTATTATTCATCGACGTTAGAAGGCACAAAGGAACTCCAGCAGGCACTGAAGAATTCTGGGTTTGATCCGGGACCTATTGACGGGAAGATAGGATCGAAGACAAAGAAGGCAATAATGGATTTTCAATCTGCCAAAGGTTTATCTGGCAATGGAACCATTGATTCAAAAACACTCGAAGCGCTAAGCAAATATTTTACAACGAAATAG
- a CDS encoding response regulator, whose protein sequence is MKKILIVDDEKKIRKIYSGLLIGEGFEVIERSNAMEASEALVREKVDLVLLDIKMPEVDGSILYEVMQLFHKRVKVIVTSVYPLDEQERLIAEAADYYDKSQGIDILISKINKVLGGGQVEVKKDD, encoded by the coding sequence ATGAAAAAAATACTTATAGTTGATGACGAAAAGAAAATAAGAAAAATTTACAGTGGATTATTAATAGGGGAAGGGTTTGAAGTTATCGAGAGATCTAATGCCATGGAGGCAAGCGAAGCGCTGGTCAGGGAAAAAGTAGACCTTGTTTTGCTTGATATCAAGATGCCAGAAGTCGACGGCAGTATATTATACGAAGTTATGCAGTTATTTCATAAAAGGGTCAAAGTAATCGTAACAAGCGTTTATCCTTTAGATGAACAGGAACGCCTTATTGCGGAAGCCGCAGATTACTATGATAAGTCACAAGGGATAGATATATTGATAAGCAAGATAAACAAAGTTTTAGGAGGTGGGCAAGTGGAGGTGAAGAAAGATGATTAA